Within the Garra rufa chromosome 16, GarRuf1.0, whole genome shotgun sequence genome, the region AAACTACCTCATTTTAATTTCCATTTCTTTATTCTTCCAATTGCAGACGCTTCTTCGAAACAATGCCACTGCTAATTTCTTTAGTGCCCAGTTGGCTGGGACTCAGTGGAGTGTGGAGGACGTTATAAGCTTTTTGTCTAAGCACTCCGAGGACACGCGTCCCCACGGAACGGCGTTTACGTGGCGGGACGTCTTCAATGAGACCGACCAGGCCATTATGAGCATATCCCGTTTCATGGAGGTCAGAACAGCTCTCTTTCATGCTACCTTTTCCCTTTTTTCCCCTCCTACAGGTTTCCTTTCTATCTCATAATCCAACTGTCTCCCACATACATACTTTCACATAAAACAAGTCAACAACCAATCATAAGTCGCATAGCACATGCATGTCACAACCGGCTGGATTTCGGGAGAAAGACACGTGCCAAATGTGTTTGCATGACCTGTTTCATGAATTGTATGGGTTTTTGAGTTTTTATTATATCTAATTCAGAAAATGACGCAAGTTAGTTTGACAAAATGAGATGTGAAAGATAAAAAGGAAGTGAAAATTAATTTAAGAGATGTCAAACATGACTGAAGAAGACAAACAACACGCAGTCTTTTTTTAATGGGTCAAAAGTTCCCTTttacagtaatacaagactattACAGGTCAAATAGATTATTTTAGGTCAGTGATAAAAGTTATTGATTTAATCACACACTGTAGCGTGTTTATAGTCTAATTCAGCCAAATAAAATCAACTCACTATCAATAAACAGATAAAGCCACATTGTGACTGAATGgtgttgttttttacagtgtgtaaaCCTGGATAAACTTGAACCTGTGAGCACAGAGGAGAAACTAGTGAATGAATCCATGGGTCTTCTGGATAACAGAAAGTTTTGGGCGGGAATTGTGTTCCTGGACGTTCAGTCCAACAGCTCTGAACTCCCTCCACACGTCAATTACAAAATCCGCATGGACATCGACAATGTGGAGCGTACAAACAAGATTAAAGATGGGTAAGTCACTGTTTTCTTTTCTTAAGTGCACATTAATGGAGACTAGATAGTGTGCTATGAAATCAAATGCTTATTGTTCTTTTCTATTGATTGGCAGGTATTGGGATCCTGGTCCCAGGGCTGATCCGTTTGAGGATTTGCGTTATATTTGGGGAGGATTTACTTACCTTCAGGATGTGATTGAACACAGCATCATCAGAGCGGTTACTGGGACCAAAGAGAAGACTGGAGTTTACATCCAACAGATGCCTTATCCATGTTATGTGGACGATATGTAAGTATTCCACTGCACTGCAAATAAACCTAATCAAATAACAGAGCTGACAAATTATAATTTATACATTGCATGCTTGTCCAGACTGTTTTATGCTAGTCTTTCTGTAACAGTAGgaacaattattaaaaatgttgctCTTCTTCTGTAGTTTCCTTCGCATTATGAGCCGTTCCATGCCGCTTTTCATGACTCTGGCCTGGATGTACTCGGTGGCCATCATCATCAAAGGAGTCGTCTACGAGAAGGAGGCCCGGCTCAAGGAAACCATGAGGATTatgggattggacaatgggaTCCTGTGGTTTAGTTGGTTCATTAGCAGCCTCATTCCTCTTCTCATCAGTGCAAGCCTGCTCGTTCTTCTACTCAAGGTGCTAAAAAAAGGCAGATCTTAAGAcagtttgcaattttgactttttctatcTTAGGATTGTTTATGTTAAGAGTGCCAAGTGACTTTATGGCCATTATTCTTTCATCATCCCTTAGAGTTATTTAATCGGAATATTATCTTTTTATTGTACTACTTatcataacaacaacaataataatagaaaaaagaataaaaataataaaaagccaaggggaaaaaaaacagataaaaatgtgaaattttgcCTTGACCATAACTGATGTAAaataagctaaatagaaatatgaaaatgaataatatatgaaatatgaaaacaataaaatatatgacagataatgacaaaagcacataaaatgactacaaacagaaattttaaatataaaatatcaaaattaaagCTAGTAtatttgagatactattatagtttttattatttttatattatattttatttttattaatattattttagaaattatttCAGTCATTTCATTGTGTTTTTGTAGTTTTAGTACTTACATGTGTGTGTGCAATATGTAATATTATGtgtaataaatgtgtgtgtgtgtatatatatatatatatatatatatatatatatatatatatattattttttttctgttagttttagttgtatatataaaatataccacgttttagtgccacgtaaaaaaaataaattttagattaaagtcgtaaaattttgagaataaatttgaaatatttcgagaataaagtcaaaattgcgagaaaaaagtttacataaaagctataaaactgacagatttggaaagctgagactttggaatatctcccaAAATGCTCCCAATCTTGGCCATTTGTATATGcaaaaggctagaatatactgtcaaaatattataactttaatatcATAATTGCTACGaatttattctaataattttgacttaattctcgaaaaGTATATCACGACTTTAATATTGTAATCTTACATTAGTTATAtagtacattattattatttttttaacatggcactaaaacggcGTCATAGTATAGTAACCctgattatttttattaattttaataatgaatATTATTCATTATGtggcattctttaaaaaaatcatctTCGATAGAAGCAAAACAGAAATAATAAaccttatttcttttatttttccaGATGGGTAATCTCCTGCCCTATAGTGACCCTGGGGTAGTCTTCCTCTTCCTGGGCTCATTCGCTGTGGTAACCATCATGCAGTGTTTTCTGATCAGTAGGGCGTTCGCACGAGCCAACCTGGCAGCGGCTTGTGGCGGCATTATTTACTTCACCCTCTACCTGCCGTATGTGCTCTGCGTGGCTTGGCAAGACTACGTGGGCTTCAGCGCCAAAGTCATAGCTGTAAGTAAATATCAGTTACAAAGTGCAAATGCAAATGTGTGCAGCGTCATGGGTTGTTGGCCAAGTGCATTAGGTTATCATACAGTATATTGCATAAGGAAACTACTTTATACTGCTCCCGTTATCTAAAATGCCTTACAGGTGCGATGAGAATATCTTAACTGTAAAATCGCACTTTAAACCCATTGTAGGCTTTGGTTCCTGACACTAGATTACAAGGAATCTTCACTGGGGTGGTTCCTGTTTAAACTAGTTAAATGCTGGTGATAGATTACATATCTGGGCTATTAATACAAGAGTTCAGTTAGAGGTGAGTCAGCGCTGAAGAGTACTGAGATTACTGTGACCAAGGCACTTAAACCCTGGGGTCTACCAAAGCGGATTGATCCTGCGCAGTACTGGTTACTTGTCATTAAAGTGACTTATAGTAGGCTTATCACAGGTCCTGCTGGAATAACCTGAGATTAAGTGACAGAGAGCTAATAGGCAATCTCAGTCTGTACATTTTTATCTCATTTTGCTTGGAGTAAActtgatttaaagggatagttcacccaagactgagaattcatgtcattccaaacctaagACTTTCGTTTTTCTTCGGAAgaaaattttttgatatttttgatgaaaaccaaGAGCTTGTaccagaaaatattttttttgcaatgtagTACATGAGGtgtaaaactaaattattaattttGGTTCAACAAACCTTGACTAACATTATACGTGTACTTCAGGGCAGAAAAAAACAGCACCACTAACATTTCGTTTGGTTGTGTCCACAGAGTTTACTGTCTCCAGTAGCGTTTGGATTTGGCTGTGAATATTTTGCCCTGTTTGAGGAGCAGGGAGTGGGCATCCAATGGAATAACCTCTTCTCCAGTCCCATGGAAGAAGACAACTACAACCTCACCACCTGCCTCATTCTCATGTACTTTGATGCCTTCCTGTATGGGGTCATGACCTGGTACATTGAGGCCGTGTTCCCAGGCCAGTATGGCATTCCCAGGCCGTGGTACTTCCCTTTCACTAAATCCTACTGGTTTGGAGAAAGCAACACAAACAATACTGCAATTCATGGAAAGAAGGGCAATGCTGGAAGTAAGAAAGTTGTTTTTAGGGATATATCAATAGTACAATTCTGAACTGATGATTATTTTCATATTATGACCTTATACTgattaaaaagctttaaaaaactGCACAATCCTTGTTGAAAAAACCAACATATTCTGTTTGGAAGCATGGCAGCTAGTTTGAGCTGGTTCTTagttggtcctgagctggttatgagctgatCCTAAGCagtagttgcttaggaccagcacaggaccagcttaaaccacctCAAACTAGCTGCCATGCTTTAAAACAGCATATGCAGCTATGTTTAGCGGCATATCCGGTTTTCAAAATTGActaattgtgttttgttttgttttttaaagctgTTTGCATTGAAGAGGAACCCACTCACCTTGAATTGGGAGTTTACATTGAGAATCTTGTGAAGGTCTATCGTCATGGCAGAAAGCTAGCAGTCGATGGCTTGACACTTGGCTTCTATGAGGGGCAGATAACTTCTTTCCTAGGTCACAATGGAGCTGGAAAAACCACCACAATGTAAGTTCACATTtgactttatattcatcaaagaatcttgaataaaatgtatcactgtttcaaattagcatatgtgaccctggaccacaaaaccagtcataaggttaaatttttaaaaactgagatatatacatcatatgaaagctcaataaataagctttctattgatgtatagtttgttaggatgggacaatatttggccgcgatacatctatttgaaatcaggaatctgagggggcaaaaaagtcaaaatactgagaaaatcacctttaaagttctccaaattaggttcttaacaatgcatattactaatcaaaaattacattttgatatatttatagtaggaattttacaaaaaatcttcatggaacatgatctttacttaatttcctaatgatttttgacataaaagaaaaatccaaaattttgacccatacaatgtatttttggctattgctacaaatatacctcagcgacttaagactggttttgtggtccagggtcacatattagaatgatttctgaaggatcatatggaTTGGAGTAATAGCTGCTTGAATTTCGTTTCTTCTTTTTGGTTTCAATATCTAACCTTCCAATTTGCTTTCAATGATTTAGGTCTATCCTTACTGGCCTTTTCCCTCCCACCTCTGGCACGGCATATATCATGGGCAAAGATATTCGCTCAGAACTCAGTTCCATCAGACGGAGCCTCGGAGTTTGTCCACAACACAATGTCCTCTTCAGCATGTAAGTGCCTTAATCAGACCTATAAGAAAAATCATTGGAAAACAACACAAGTCAAATATTAGTTGAtattagttaaagggatagttcaaacaaaaatgaaaattctgtcattaattcctcaccctcatgtcattccaaacttgtaagaccttcgttcatcttcataacacaaattgagatgtttttaatgaaatccaaaagctttttgatcctgcatagacagcaatgcaaatgTTTCAACGATTttaactattttaactatgtccttactatctttctgggccttgaacatgtcagttgcattgctgtctatgtagggtcaaaaagctcttagattattcaaaaatatcttaatttgtgtttcaaagatgaacaaaggtcttacgggtttggaacgacatgagagtaattaatgaaaaaaatttaatttttgggtgaactttcctttTGAGGTTATAAATATAGATTAGGTATAGATATGTTCTGTGGATGCTAATCTACCTGTCGTATTTCAGGTTGACAGTAGAAGAGCACATCTGGTTCTACGCTCGTCTGAAGGGATTGTCTGAGGAGGAAGTGAAGGCTGAGATGGAGCAAATTCTGACTGATACTGGCCTTCCACACAAACGCACATCCAGGACCAGCCAGCTGTCAGGTGTGTGGCATTACGACCTCAGACATTATGATTTGTTAGTTGTTTGATTTGTTGCAAACTTACATTTTTGTTCTCCTTAGGTGGTATGCAAAGAAAGCTCTCAGTAGCCCTGGCTTTTGTTGGAGGGTCAAAGGTTGTTATTTTAGACGAGCCCACTGCAGGTGTGGACCCTTACGCTCGAAGAGGCATCTGGGACCTTCTTCTGAAATATCGTGCAGGTAACTACCCCATATGTTGTATTTAAAAGCAAAGAAAATACCATCAGATCTGATTGAAACATTAAGGACTACGTGGTATTTTTTAGGTCGGACTATCCTTCTTTCAACCCATCATATGGATGAAGCGGATATTCTGGGCGATCGCATTGCCATCATATCCCATGGAAAGCTTTGTTGCGTGGGCTCTTCGCTCTTTCTTAAGACTCAATTGGGAACTGGATACTATCTTACCTTGGTGAAGAAAAACACTGAGCCTTCTCTCAGTTCTTGCAGGAACTCGAGTAGCACTGTGTCCTTTGTTAAGAAAGTAAGTACACTTCAAGTTGCAAGAACACTCAGCaaacatattgatttttttttatagctaATATGCCAACACTGTTGTTTCATTGGTTTTCTAGGATGACAATGCATCTGAAAGCAGCTCGGATGCTGGTCTAGGTAGTGATCAAGAGAGCGAAGCCGCCACAGCAATTGGTAAGCAACCTCAAAACTTAAAAATAATTGATAGATTTTCAGTTCATCACATTATAACTGAATCTTTACTGAGGTTTTCAATATGTTCTGCAGGAACTACATGGCCTGAATCTCCCGTTGTTCCTGTTGATGTGGCCCTCATCTCCAGTCTAATCCTGAAGCATGTTCCTGCTTCCCGCATGGTGGAAGACCTCGGTCACGAGATCACATACGTGTTGCCGTACGAGTCTGCCAAAGATGGTGCTTTCGTTGAGCTCTTCCATGACCTGGATGATCGTCTCGCTGACCTTGGCATTTCGAGCTATGGTGTCTCAGATACTACACTTGAAGAGGTACGTGTAGCTTTAGAATGTTAGCTGTGATTTTTGACTACGTATGCAAGTTATTAATGATCATTCTTGTCTTTATAGATTTTCCTTAAAGTGGCAGAGGACAGTGGAGTTGACACTGAAATCATCTCAGGTAAACTTGTACCTCAGTATTAGCTCTCTAGTAAACTGAGTAAGCAGTAGAAAGAAAAAGATTTAATCTTGGATTTATAATTTTGTTAGATGGAACTTTGCCGGTGCCCAGACATAGACGACACGCATTTGGCGCTGACCACCAGAGCTGCCTCAGACCCCTAACTGAAGACGATGACTTTGACTGCAATGACTCTGATGTTGATCCAGGTAAATCTTCATACCCTAAACATCTATTCTGTATCTTTACAGTTGAGTCAGGCAAATATCTGTTGTCACTTACTggaatatgtagtagaaaacccatgaaagatttactttatttaaaaaaatccacatctaTTTATAATATTTTGGACTTTGGAGCACACAATTATTTCGATGAcctcaaatggttgcacttggtgagctacagatgctacatgttgctatttttaccacaacacaatttGGAAAAGAAAATAATGATACGATGCCACAGTGTGTGgcttttagttgtaattttcagttgaagggcaacaagagaagcgaagTAAGTCTTCGCTGCTGAATAGGAGGATGCCTgaggatgaataaaacttccgaAAGACCCATGATTTtattctctccactttagccctaatgcctttgaggcttttagtagaccacagcaaCTGAAAGCTTATGAAGGGCAAAGataagaaacgctagatgccatacTGGCAttcactgaaggagtttctcagcatggatttcactcaatatccggggtgtttagactccttgtggtacggcatttggtttaggcCTATGCTTacatccatcgccacctgtaaacACTTTAAGTAGCTGTGGTcgttgtatcagtattttattttctgagttgtgctGTGGTAAAAATAGTGAAAGgaagcaccagtagctcaccaagtgcaaccatttaacATCAATGAACtaatggcaccccccatagtccaaaatatgtataaaacgatgaaAACGTAAATATTTCATtgtttttctactacatatttcagtaaaatacATCATTCACACTATATTAGacaatacaagtcttaatacctgtgGTTTCTTTTAAATGTGCTGTTGCTAATTCCTGTTGTTATATTTTACCACCAGAATCAAAAGAGACAGACTATTTGAGTGTTTCCAATGGGAAAGGATCATATCAGGTGAAAGGCTGGAGTTTGACGAGGCAGCAGTTTGTGGCTTTATTGTGGAAGAGATTTCTTTATGCTCGGCGCTCAAGGAAAGGCTTCTTTGCACAGGTAGGAATGGAAAATAtagttaattaaataaataaataaataaacctaggCTGCGTTTACCAGAAGCATCGTAAGACTAAGTAGATCACAGAAACTGTTGGTGCCAGAGGTTTCTATGATTCCCCAAAACATTGCAAGCCTAAGTAGATCATAGACACTGTTGGTGCCAGTGGTTTCTTTGATTCCCAAAAACAACGCTAACTATTTGTGCCAATGGTTTTCCCAAAACACTGTAAACATAAGTAGGTCGTAGAGACTACTAACACCAGTGGGTTTTATAGTCTAATTAggcttatgatttttttttatcaactcTGATTCTCTTTGCAGATTGTTCTTCCTGCTGTGTTTGTGTGCATCGCTCTGGTATTCAGTCTCATTGTGCCACCATTCGGAAAATATCCCAGTTTGGCTCTTAATCCCTGGATGTATGAAGAACAGTTCACATTCATCAGGTAAGACAAGGACAACGTACTACTCAACATAAATTTAAAATGCTTGCACGGAACCATTTAAATTAAACGTGGTCTTTCTTTCTCACAGTGATGATGCTCCACATGATATAAGCACACAAAAATTACTCAACGCTTTGTTAGATGATCCTGGCTTTGGAACACGATGCATGGAAGGAGGACCAATTCCGTAAGTAACTTACATTTTATGAAActgcaaatattattttttaatttcagaaaaaCTAAGCTTGTCTTCTCGCACGGTTTTAGTGAGGCTCCCTGTACAATGGGCGATGAGGAATGGTCTACTCTAGAAGTGGCAGAAAGCGTTATGGACATTTTCACATCGACAAACTGGACCATGGACAACCCATCGCCTGCTTGTGAGTGCAGCTGTAATGGCAAAAAGAAGATGCTCCCAGAATGCCCTGCTGGTGCAGGTGGACTGCCGCCTCCTCAGATGAAGCTCAGTGAAACCGAGACCCTCCAGAACCTAACCGGACGAAACATCTCAGACTATCTAGTGAAGACCTACGCACAGATCATTGGGAAAAGGTATGAACTTATTGTCTATCCACATGAACTGGAATAGTTTAAACTGCGTTATTCAACATATTAATGGATTGTTTCTTTCATAGCTTGAAGAACAAGATTTGGGTGAATGAATTTAGATATGGAGGATTTTCATTGGGCGCTAGAAGCACTCAGGTACTTCCTCCTGCTGAGGAAATCGATGATGCCATTTCTAGAGTCAGGGAAATCTTTCAACTGGGGAAGGTAAGCCAAAAAGTTGACTCTTAGGATATTGATCAAATAGCTCTTAGGAATAGTGCATGAAGTATTTCTTCTTATCATATGGGTTTAGGACTCTGGATCAGCTGCTGACCGTTTCTTGAAAAGCCTGTCTGCCTTTATCAACGGTCTGGACACTAAAAATAATGTGAAGGTGGGTGACAAATGGACAAATGCTATTTTTCATCCAATTATAGACATTGTGAGTCTACTTGGAGTGATCGTAACTGGCATTTTGTTTTTAGATATGGTTCAATAACAAGGGCTGGCACAGTATTGGAGCCTTCCTCAGTGTGATGAACAATGGTATCTTGCGTGCCAACTTACCACCTGGCAAAGATCCCCGTCAGTTTGGCATCACTGCGTTCAACCATCCGCTCAATCTGACCAAGGAACAGCTTTCTCAAGTGGCCCTGTAAGGATTGAAACattgattaaattacatttaagtagAACATTGGTCATGTTCTTCTAACCTCTGAACCCTGATTTGTGGCATTTCAGAATGACTACCTCAGTGGATGTGCTGGTTTCCATCTGTGTGATCTTCGCCATGTCCTTCGTCCCCGCCAGCTTCGTTGTCTTCCTCATTCAGGAGCGAGTGAATAAGGCCAAGCACATGCAGTTTATAAGTGGAGTGCAGCCATACCTTTACTGGTTGGCCAACTTTCTCTGGGATATGGTGGGTGTCTGGTGTCGCTTTTAAATCTTATAATGCACCATTTACCTACTTAGCTGTTGACACAAAATCTCTAATGCATATTTCTGTCTGTTTTCTGGTACAGTGCAATTATGTCGTTCCTGCTACTCTGGTGATCCTGATCTTCGTGTGCTTTCAACAAAAAGCCTACGTCTCTGCCACCAACTTGCCTGTTCTTGCCCTTCTACTGTTTCTTTATGGGTAAGAAAGACAGATCAttcatataaatgtaaaatatgcgTATATCAATAAAATTATATCAATAATTCCAGCTCAAAAAGGAGATAATTTATGGACCgacaaaatattacataaatagaaACTGAAAAAACAGGTTATGAACTGTATTTATAattgaaataatataataaaacagcaaaaaacttttttacagtagtatTTAGTAgatttttaaagtcattttttaaagaaaataggaAAAAAGCGATTGGGAAGGATTTTTGGggacattttttaaagaaaatgtcagAAATATAATAGAAATAGGAAAAAAGATTATAAAGTATGTTTAgggacattttttaagaaaatattaaatagaaatataatagaAATAGGAGACAATTATAAAGTACATTTGGGGACATTTTTAAGAAAatcttgaataaaataaaatagaaataggaAAAAAAGATTATAAAGCATGTTTGGGACATTATTTAAAGAAAATGTCTAATAGAAATATAATAGAAATGGGAAAAAAAGATTATAAAGTATATTAAGGGacatttttaagaaaatataaaatagaaatat harbors:
- the abca1b gene encoding phospholipid-transporting ATPase ABCA1b isoform X2, yielding MSVFTQLGLLLWKNFTYRRRQTLQLLTEIVWPLFIFFILIAVRLNYPPYEQHECHFPNKAMPSAGTLPWIQGIVCNANNPCFRHPTPGESPGVVGNFNDSIISRLFSDAKKILLYSQNDKSLDGFKELINAVKLMQNNTAGFKLKDFLRENETLSTFLQQNASFSHNYVQNILEADVNLEKVLIKGFGVHLRDMCSTSTLEDFVSIPDERVAKFTQELVCSSPKSWLDQAERHFKSNLDFLKPIRSDIRTNATDIRLVSKATDNLLESLGSLAVELASMRSWSDLRNEILFLTENATGSPSLMYQAVSRIVCGHPEGGGLKIKSLNWYEDSNFQALFGSHNDSDDEPVSVYDNTTTPYCNNLMKNMEASPISRMIWRALKPLLMGKILYTPHNPATQKIIHEVNKTFQELGILRDLGGMWEEARPKVWNFMENSEEINLMRTLLRNNATANFFSAQLAGTQWSVEDVISFLSKHSEDTRPHGTAFTWRDVFNETDQAIMSISRFMECVNLDKLEPVSTEEKLVNESMGLLDNRKFWAGIVFLDVQSNSSELPPHVNYKIRMDIDNVERTNKIKDGYWDPGPRADPFEDLRYIWGGFTYLQDVIEHSIIRAVTGTKEKTGVYIQQMPYPCYVDDIFLRIMSRSMPLFMTLAWMYSVAIIIKGVVYEKEARLKETMRIMGLDNGILWFSWFISSLIPLLISASLLVLLLKMGNLLPYSDPGVVFLFLGSFAVVTIMQCFLISRAFARANLAAACGGIIYFTLYLPYVLCVAWQDYVGFSAKVIASLLSPVAFGFGCEYFALFEEQGVGIQWNNLFSSPMEEDNYNLTTCLILMYFDAFLYGVMTWYIEAVFPGQYGIPRPWYFPFTKSYWFGESNTNNTAIHGKKGNAGTVCIEEEPTHLELGVYIENLVKVYRHGRKLAVDGLTLGFYEGQITSFLGHNGAGKTTTMSILTGLFPPTSGTAYIMGKDIRSELSSIRRSLGVCPQHNVLFSMLTVEEHIWFYARLKGLSEEEVKAEMEQILTDTGLPHKRTSRTSQLSGGMQRKLSVALAFVGGSKVVILDEPTAGVDPYARRGIWDLLLKYRAGRTILLSTHHMDEADILGDRIAIISHGKLCCVGSSLFLKTQLGTGYYLTLVKKNTEPSLSSCRNSSSTVSFVKKDDNASESSSDAGLGSDQESEAATAIGTTWPESPVVPVDVALISSLILKHVPASRMVEDLGHEITYVLPYESAKDGAFVELFHDLDDRLADLGISSYGVSDTTLEEIFLKVAEDSGVDTEIISDGTLPVPRHRRHAFGADHQSCLRPLTEDDDFDCNDSDVDPESKETDYLSVSNGKGSYQVKGWSLTRQQFVALLWKRFLYARRSRKGFFAQIVLPAVFVCIALVFSLIVPPFGKYPSLALNPWMYEEQFTFISDDAPHDISTQKLLNALLDDPGFGTRCMEGGPIPEAPCTMGDEEWSTLEVAESVMDIFTSTNWTMDNPSPACECSCNGKKKMLPECPAGAGGLPPPQMKLSETETLQNLTGRNISDYLVKTYAQIIGKSLKNKIWVNEFRYGGFSLGARSTQVLPPAEEIDDAISRVREIFQLGKDSGSAADRFLKSLSAFINGLDTKNNVKIWFNNKGWHSIGAFLSVMNNGILRANLPPGKDPRQFGITAFNHPLNLTKEQLSQVALMTTSVDVLVSICVIFAMSFVPASFVVFLIQERVNKAKHMQFISGVQPYLYWLANFLWDMCNYVVPATLVILIFVCFQQKAYVSATNLPVLALLLFLYGWSITPLMYPASFLFKIPSTAYVVLTSVNILIGINGSVSTFVMELFGNNEIGGINDILKNVLLIFPHFCLGRGLIDMVKNQAMADALERFGENRFRSPLEWDMVGKNLFAMAVEGAVFFIITVLIQYRFFFEPKSLSAKLSPIGEEDEDVARERQRIMNGAGQGDILELRQLTKVYKRKQKPAVDRLCVGIPPGECFGLLGVNGAGKTSTFKMLTGDSVVTKGEAFLAGKSILREIDEVHQNMGYCPQFDAINDLLTGREHLEFYAILRGVPEKEVCEVAEWGIRKLGLVKYVDKNAGSYSGGNMRKLSTAISLIGAPPVVFLDEPTTGMDPKARRALWNCIHSVIKEGRSVVLTSHSMEECEALCTRMAIMVNGRFRCLGSVQHLKNRFGDGYTIILRVGGPDPDLQPVMKFIESELPGSNLREKHRNMLQYQLPSSLTSLAHIFSILAKNKEFLRIEDYSVSQTTLDQVFFNFAKDQSDDHSDSSIRRKETSVNMALLSPLSTKENMEKPIESFV
- the abca1b gene encoding phospholipid-transporting ATPase ABCA1b isoform X1 gives rise to the protein MSVFTQLGLLLWKNFTYRRRQTLQLLTEIVWPLFIFFILIAVRLNYPPYEQHECHFPNKAMPSAGTLPWIQGIVCNANNPCFRHPTPGESPGVVGNFNDSIISRLFSDAKKILLYSQNDKSLDGFKELINAVKLMQNNTAGFKLKDFLRENETLSTFLQQNASFSHNYVQNILEADVNLEKVLIKGFGVHLRDMCSTSTLEDFVSIPDERVAKFTQELVCSSPKSWLDQAERHFKSNLDFLKPIRSDIRTNATDIRLVSKATDNLLESLGSLAVELASMRSWSDLRNEILFLTENATGSPSLMYQAVSRIVCGHPEGGGLKIKSLNWYEDSNFQALFGSHNDSDDEPVSVYDNTTTPYCNNLMKNMEASPISRMIWRALKPLLMGKILYTPHNPATQKIIHEVNKTFQELGILRDLGGMWEEARPKVWNFMENSEEINLMRTLLRNNATANFFSAQLAGTQWSVEDVISFLSKHSEDTRPHGTAFTWRDVFNETDQAIMSISRFMECVNLDKLEPVSTEEKLVNESMGLLDNRKFWAGIVFLDVQSNSSELPPHVNYKIRMDIDNVERTNKIKDGYWDPGPRADPFEDLRYIWGGFTYLQDVIEHSIIRAVTGTKEKTGVYIQQMPYPCYVDDIFLRIMSRSMPLFMTLAWMYSVAIIIKGVVYEKEARLKETMRIMGLDNGILWFSWFISSLIPLLISASLLVLLLKMGNLLPYSDPGVVFLFLGSFAVVTIMQCFLISRAFARANLAAACGGIIYFTLYLPYVLCVAWQDYVGFSAKVIASLLSPVAFGFGCEYFALFEEQGVGIQWNNLFSSPMEEDNYNLTTCLILMYFDAFLYGVMTWYIEAVFPGQYGIPRPWYFPFTKSYWFGESNTNNTAIHGKKGNAGTVCIEEEPTHLELGVYIENLVKVYRHGRKLAVDGLTLGFYEGQITSFLGHNGAGKTTTMSILTGLFPPTSGTAYIMGKDIRSELSSIRRSLGVCPQHNVLFSMLTVEEHIWFYARLKGLSEEEVKAEMEQILTDTGLPHKRTSRTSQLSGGMQRKLSVALAFVGGSKVVILDEPTAGVDPYARRGIWDLLLKYRAGRTILLSTHHMDEADILGDRIAIISHGKLCCVGSSLFLKTQLGTGYYLTLVKKNTEPSLSSCRNSSSTVSFVKKDDNASESSSDAGLGSDQESEAATAIGKQPQNLKIIDRFSVHHIITESLLRFSICSAGTTWPESPVVPVDVALISSLILKHVPASRMVEDLGHEITYVLPYESAKDGAFVELFHDLDDRLADLGISSYGVSDTTLEEIFLKVAEDSGVDTEIISDGTLPVPRHRRHAFGADHQSCLRPLTEDDDFDCNDSDVDPESKETDYLSVSNGKGSYQVKGWSLTRQQFVALLWKRFLYARRSRKGFFAQIVLPAVFVCIALVFSLIVPPFGKYPSLALNPWMYEEQFTFISDDAPHDISTQKLLNALLDDPGFGTRCMEGGPIPEAPCTMGDEEWSTLEVAESVMDIFTSTNWTMDNPSPACECSCNGKKKMLPECPAGAGGLPPPQMKLSETETLQNLTGRNISDYLVKTYAQIIGKSLKNKIWVNEFRYGGFSLGARSTQVLPPAEEIDDAISRVREIFQLGKDSGSAADRFLKSLSAFINGLDTKNNVKIWFNNKGWHSIGAFLSVMNNGILRANLPPGKDPRQFGITAFNHPLNLTKEQLSQVALMTTSVDVLVSICVIFAMSFVPASFVVFLIQERVNKAKHMQFISGVQPYLYWLANFLWDMCNYVVPATLVILIFVCFQQKAYVSATNLPVLALLLFLYGWSITPLMYPASFLFKIPSTAYVVLTSVNILIGINGSVSTFVMELFGNNEIGGINDILKNVLLIFPHFCLGRGLIDMVKNQAMADALERFGENRFRSPLEWDMVGKNLFAMAVEGAVFFIITVLIQYRFFFEPKSLSAKLSPIGEEDEDVARERQRIMNGAGQGDILELRQLTKVYKRKQKPAVDRLCVGIPPGECFGLLGVNGAGKTSTFKMLTGDSVVTKGEAFLAGKSILREIDEVHQNMGYCPQFDAINDLLTGREHLEFYAILRGVPEKEVCEVAEWGIRKLGLVKYVDKNAGSYSGGNMRKLSTAISLIGAPPVVFLDEPTTGMDPKARRALWNCIHSVIKEGRSVVLTSHSMEECEALCTRMAIMVNGRFRCLGSVQHLKNRFGDGYTIILRVGGPDPDLQPVMKFIESELPGSNLREKHRNMLQYQLPSSLTSLAHIFSILAKNKEFLRIEDYSVSQTTLDQVFFNFAKDQSDDHSDSSIRRKETSVNMALLSPLSTKENMEKPIESFV